The Candidatus Abyssobacteria bacterium SURF_5 genome segment CGAAGAAAGATTTCTCACAATCTCTTTCTAGCAAAAGAGTTCGACGATGTCCACTACTTTTTAACTAAAACTCATCAACCAAATTGGAGAAGAACCACATTTTGTAGCGACGCTTTCGCTCCTCCTTATCGGCGACGCATATGATCTGGCAGTTGCCGCAGGTGAGGCCGATCCGCTTGTCGAGCAGCGGGCTGTAAAAGCCGCCATCGAGCGTCGGCCGGCGCCGGTACGCCTCCACCCCGCGCGCCAGAGCTCCCATGAATTCCTCATCGGTCTCGGGTATCGGGAGCCTGCCGGGCGACCACGTGGACCACTTGCCGGATGGATGAAGGCCGGTGAAGCCGCCGCAAACGTATTCGCACCGGTGGTAGCTGCGGCGCTTTGAGTAGACATGCTCTTTGCCCCCGAGTGTCACGCGGGATTCTTCCTCAGGGTCCATCAGGCCGGACGCGCACGAGGCAATGCACAGGCGGCAGCCGTCACAGTAGTTCTCCTCTGCAGGCAGCGGCGGAGTTGCCTCCAATTGCGCGCTCGTTACCACTCCGCCGAGCACGATCGCGGCTCCTTCCTTCTTCCTGAGCACGTTGCCGGACAACCCGAAGGAAGCCACGCCCGATGCGACCGCGAGATACCTGAGCGAGATGTCGGGAATCAGATCGAACGCGCCCGCCGGAGAGGCATCCGTCCGATAAAAATTGTTTGAATTCAAAGGGCGGGAATGGTAACCGCGTTGTTCCAGATAGCTCGAGAGCTCGAACGCGATTCCGCTGGAAAGAACATGCGCATGAATGTGGTCGTGTTGATAGGAGCGCCGGTCTTTCTTGGCGAGAAACGGCTTGATCAGGCTCTGGTCGAGGGCGACGGCAAAGCTGATGGCCGATTTCGCATCCGGAAGAACATAGCTGATATCGGCGGTAGGCGGGCCGCCAGCGAGAGTATCTCGAGTTGCTATCCCCGCAGCGCAGGCTAGTCCCTCGCATGTCACAAAATCAATAACTATCCGGGTAAGATCTTCCACCTCAATTCTCCTTTCTGATAGCTGCCGTTCGCCGGCGAGAATCATGCATGGTCTTTATCTTCCCCGAACAAACGACGCAGCATTTCAATGTTTTTCTGAAAAATCTCAGGGTCTCTGTGGGTCTTCCGCAGGAGAAATGATCCCTGAATCAACGCGATCGCGAAATCGGCGATTTCGTCCGAGGGCAGGTTCTGCGGGAAATCACCCGATTTCATGCCTTCCTCGAGGCACTGCGTCAGACGCCGGGAGATGCTACGGAAGAAATCGCTGAGCTTCTGGCGGAATGGCTCGTGAATACAACTCATCTCGAGGGCCAGATTACCGAAAGGGCAGCCGAATTCGCCTTCCTTCGAGCATCCGAGCAGGCTCACCCGGTCAAGCAGAGCGTTTATGCGTTCGCGCGCGCTCAACTTTCGATCGTCGAGTGACGGATTGAGAACAAACTCATACCATTGGCTCATCCTCCGCTCAAGCACCTCGAATCCGAGTTGCTCTTTGCTTTGGAAATGGTAGTAGAAATTGTTCCGGAAAACGGCGGATTTTTCGAGGATATCCTGCACGCTCGTGTTGTTGTACCCCTTGGCGTGGAAAAGCCTTGCCGCTGTAAAGACGAGTTTTTTTCTTGCGCTCATCCGCACCTCCCGTTTGGACCATTCAGTCCAAACATCATAGCCCCCCGATGGCTCGATGTCAAGAAGAAAACAGGGTGCGATCCGGTCGGGGGGAACATCTTTTTTTAGCGGGGCGGGGACTCCGAAATATCGGGTTTTCCCCAGTGGCCGAATCCGGCTGCACGCCAGAATGCTCGTTCGGTGTACCGCTGAAGAAAATATGATACAATAATGCCCGCTTATCCGGGGGTCACCCGCGGAAAATTACGAATGGCCGGCGCGAGGATTTATAACGCGACACAGCCGGCGGCAAAGACATGTATGTCGATCAGGTTGCCAAAATCAAGGAATGGTGAGCCGTGAAATGGATTAGCCGATTCATTGTGATCTGCGCACTGGCTGGAACAAGTTGCAACCAGAGAGCGATGACAGCGGAGGATGATGCGGAAGCGAGAGCTGTTCCTGTTACCGTGGAGAAGGCGGCAAAGAAAACAATGACGCGGCAGCTTTCCGCGACAGGCAGCATTTTGGCTTTTGCCGATGCCGCGGTCGTTTCTGAAGTTGCGGGAGTCATAGAGGATTTGCCGATCGAGAAGGGGCAGGAGGTCAAGAAGGGCCAGATGGTAGCGATTGTTGAACATGCGGAAGCATCGGCCCGCGTCCTGGAGGCCGAGGCGGCTTTGCAGGCGGCTCAGGCGCAGGTTCTACAGGCCGAGGCGAAGCTGCGCAATGTGGAGGTGGAACATTCCCGCGTCTCGACGTTGTTTGCGGACGGTGTTGCGTCTCAACAAATGCTTGATGCAATCGATGCGAATCGCGATGTCGCCGCTGCCGCAAAGGAGATGGCCGTCGCGCAGGTGGCGCAGGCGGGGGCGGCATTACAGCACGTGCGCGTGTATCTGGAGAATCACACCGTCTGTTCCCCAATGGAGGGGGTTGTCACCGCCCGATACGTTGATGCGGGTGACAAGAATAATCCTTCGGAGCCCATTATTTCGATCGCCCGAATGGATCCCGTGAAGGTGGTTTGCGATTTTCCCGAGCGCGACCTCCCATTTCTGAAGTGCGGTCAAGTGGCATATCTCGAAGTGGATGCCTATCCGGCCGAGCGATTCCCTGCGGAAGTGAAGATTGTTTCTCCCAGCATGGATTCGTCAGCACGCACCGTTGCCGTAGAATTGTGGGCGCCGAATGGGGAAGGCCGATTACGTGCCGGAATGTTTGCCCGGGTGGTCGTTTTGGGCGAGGAGGTGGAGGTGCTCGCCGTACCCGATGATGCACTGACCCGCATTCCCGGCACCGGTGTTGAATTTCTCTTTGTGATTGACGACTCCACGGCGCGGCGTGTCGATGTTCAGCGTGGGCGTCATTCAGGCGGCTGGACCGAGGTCTCAGGGGCACTTGCCCCAGCGGATCTTGTGGTCGTCGAAGGACAGAACAACCTCAGGTCCGGCGCCTCCGTCCGGATCGTGTCGGACATGGAGTCGCAGCCGTGAATTTACCCGAAATCGCAGTCAGGAGGCCGACTACCGTACTCATGGCTTTTTTAGCCGTGCTTTTGGTCGGCATGGTCGCTGTTTTTCGACTTCAGATCGACCTGTTCCCGGAGGTGGAGACCCCCGCGATCAGCATCCTGACGCTGTATCGCGGCGCGAATGCGAGCGACGTCGAATCAGACATCACGAAGTATATTGAAGACGCGATGAGCGGCGTCAACAATCTGGAAGATATCATGTCGCTCTCGAAGGACAATCTGTCGCTCGTTACGCTGCGGTTTGCCTGGGGCAGCGATCTGGACGTAGCCTCCAATGATGTGCGCGACGAGCTCGACATGGTCAAACGCGAGCTGCCGGCAGACATCGAGGAGCCGATGCTGTTCAAGTTCAGCAGCGCGACCGCGCCCATTTTCTTCTTCAGCGTCAATGCCACCGAGAGCTATCCCCAACTCTACCGAATCTGCGACGACATCATCGGCGACCGGCTGAGGCGGATTCCGGGCGTCGGCGGCGTGTGGCTGGAAGGCGGCCTCGAGCGCCAGATCAACATCGAGTTTGAAAATGAGCGGCTGAACGCGTATTCGCTTTCAGTGGACCGAATCGCCCAGATTCTGAGCGCCGAGAACATTAATCTGCCGGTCGGCGAGGTGAAACTCGGACGCAGGACGTATCAGGTTCGGATACCCGGCCGCTTCGAGAAAGTGGAGGAGATCGCCTCGACCGTTGTCGGCGGATCCGGCAACGCGCTCGTGCGCCTGCGCGATGTCGCGACAGTGACCGACGACTTCAAGGAATCGATTCAGAATGTGTGGGGCGACGGCAAGCCGGGCCTGATGATGATTGTCCAGCGGCAGATCGGAGCGAACCGCGTGGAGATCATCCGTCAGATCAGACGAGAGCTCGAAGAGATGAAGAGCGAGCTGCCGTCGGACATAACCACGACCGTGATCATAGACGACTCGAGAACCATCACCAACTCGATCAGGAATCTGACGTATGCCGCAATCAACGGAGCCGTGCTGGTTGTGATCGTCAGCATTTTGTTTTTGCGCAGGTGGCGGTCGAGCCTTATTATCGTTCTCACGATTCCGGTTTCGCTCATTGTCGCTTTCATTTTCCTGTTTTTCTTTCGGTATACGATCAATGTGGTGTCGCTGGTAAGCATGGCTATTGCCACCGGCATGGTCGTGGACAACGCAATTGTGATTCTCGAGAATGTAACGCGCCATATCGATGCAGGTGAGCGGCCTTCGGTCGCGTCGGTGATCGGATCGAGCGAGGTCGCTCTCGCGGTTTCGGCCTCGACACTCACAACCGTTGTCGTTTTCCTTCCGCTCATGTTCGTCGGCGGGATCAGCGGCATCATCTTCAAGCAGCTTGCCGCGATCGTCACGATCACGCTGCTTGCCTCGCTTATCACATCGCTCACGCTTACGCCGATGCTGTGCTCGCGGCTGCTGGCCCGGCGCGAAGCGGGCGCCGGCGAGACCTTTTTTCAACGGATCGAGAACGGCTATTCGCGCCTGCTCGGTCTGGCGCTTGCTCATAGAATGACGGTGGTAGGGGTTGCCATAACGCTGGTGGTTCTGTGCGCGGTTGTCATCTATGCCGGCCTGATCGGGACCGACTTTTTTGCCGAAGTCGATACGGGTGATCTGAACATTGCAGTCGAACTTCCGGTCGATTCCAGGTTGGAGGCGACTTCCGAGGTGGTATCGAAGATGATGAAAATCGTGAGCGAGCACGGACCGGAAGTCGATCATTATTACGGCATGTGCGGGCAGAGCGAGTACGGGATCGCGACTGCGCTCGGGTTCAAA includes the following:
- a CDS encoding epoxyqueuosine reductase, translating into MILAGERQLSERRIEVEDLTRIVIDFVTCEGLACAAGIATRDTLAGGPPTADISYVLPDAKSAISFAVALDQSLIKPFLAKKDRRSYQHDHIHAHVLSSGIAFELSSYLEQRGYHSRPLNSNNFYRTDASPAGAFDLIPDISLRYLAVASGVASFGLSGNVLRKKEGAAIVLGGVVTSAQLEATPPLPAEENYCDGCRLCIASCASGLMDPEEESRVTLGGKEHVYSKRRSYHRCEYVCGGFTGLHPSGKWSTWSPGRLPIPETDEEFMGALARGVEAYRRRPTLDGGFYSPLLDKRIGLTCGNCQIICVADKEERKRRYKMWFFSNLVDEF
- a CDS encoding TetR/AcrR family transcriptional regulator; its protein translation is MSARKKLVFTAARLFHAKGYNNTSVQDILEKSAVFRNNFYYHFQSKEQLGFEVLERRMSQWYEFVLNPSLDDRKLSARERINALLDRVSLLGCSKEGEFGCPFGNLALEMSCIHEPFRQKLSDFFRSISRRLTQCLEEGMKSGDFPQNLPSDEIADFAIALIQGSFLLRKTHRDPEIFQKNIEMLRRLFGEDKDHA
- a CDS encoding efflux RND transporter periplasmic adaptor subunit, giving the protein MKWISRFIVICALAGTSCNQRAMTAEDDAEARAVPVTVEKAAKKTMTRQLSATGSILAFADAAVVSEVAGVIEDLPIEKGQEVKKGQMVAIVEHAEASARVLEAEAALQAAQAQVLQAEAKLRNVEVEHSRVSTLFADGVASQQMLDAIDANRDVAAAAKEMAVAQVAQAGAALQHVRVYLENHTVCSPMEGVVTARYVDAGDKNNPSEPIISIARMDPVKVVCDFPERDLPFLKCGQVAYLEVDAYPAERFPAEVKIVSPSMDSSARTVAVELWAPNGEGRLRAGMFARVVVLGEEVEVLAVPDDALTRIPGTGVEFLFVIDDSTARRVDVQRGRHSGGWTEVSGALAPADLVVVEGQNNLRSGASVRIVSDMESQP
- a CDS encoding efflux RND transporter permease subunit, with amino-acid sequence MNLPEIAVRRPTTVLMAFLAVLLVGMVAVFRLQIDLFPEVETPAISILTLYRGANASDVESDITKYIEDAMSGVNNLEDIMSLSKDNLSLVTLRFAWGSDLDVASNDVRDELDMVKRELPADIEEPMLFKFSSATAPIFFFSVNATESYPQLYRICDDIIGDRLRRIPGVGGVWLEGGLERQINIEFENERLNAYSLSVDRIAQILSAENINLPVGEVKLGRRTYQVRIPGRFEKVEEIASTVVGGSGNALVRLRDVATVTDDFKESIQNVWGDGKPGLMMIVQRQIGANRVEIIRQIRRELEEMKSELPSDITTTVIIDDSRTITNSIRNLTYAAINGAVLVVIVSILFLRRWRSSLIIVLTIPVSLIVAFIFLFFFRYTINVVSLVSMAIATGMVVDNAIVILENVTRHIDAGERPSVASVIGSSEVALAVSASTLTTVVVFLPLMFVGGISGIIFKQLAAIVTITLLASLITSLTLTPMLCSRLLARREAGAGETFFQRIENGYSRLLGLALAHRMTVVGVAITLVVLCAVVIYAGLIGTDFFAEVDTGDLNIAVELPVDSRLEATSEVVSKMMKIVSEHGPEVDHYYGMCGQSEYGIATALGFKEGRHIGVGGIKLVEKEKRNRSAKEIANVLREKFAQIPGVAKLSVRAESPMSSAAKGTGGKAISIEILGHDFQETTRLASEIQQIVSRIPGAVDVTTSRSSDRPEIWVDVDRQKAASLGLNMGAVAATLRTNIFGRAAAEYRDAGEDYDIFLRLVEDRRSSIEDIGEISIASAMGIPVKLKNIATIARESGPIEIERLNRQRVVKVEASNYGRSLGDVTGDIRRELAKLELPPGISISYGGEVEEQQKAFRDLTLLLLLGIVLVYMVMASQFESLLDPFIIMFSVPFAFVGVIAAFLLTRVTLSLMSFIGTIMLMGIVVNNAIILVDYINLLRARGLEFSDAVKTAAKTRLRPVLMTTITTLLGIIPMALASKEGSEIYQPLGITVIGGLALSTLVTLVVVPVIYSIFHQRDVDRRQ